The Thermococcus thermotolerans genome contains a region encoding:
- a CDS encoding TIGR00375 family protein, whose translation MRVDADLHIHSRYSKAVSKSMTVPNLAENARFKGLGIVGTGDILNPKWEEELLRYTEKVDEGTYERNGIRFLLTAEVEDRRRVHHVLIFPSISTVREMREELREYSGDIEAEGRPRVNLSAAEIAEVANELGVLIGPAHAFTPWTALYKEYNSLKEAYQGAKVHFLELGLSADSEMADRIKAHHPLTYLSNSDAHSPMPHRLGREFNRFEVKDATFEEIRKAILKRGGRKIVLNAGLDPRLGKYHLTACSRCYAKYSPEEARAFRWKCPKCGGRIKKGVHDRIIELADTEERPRDRPPYLRLAPLAEIIAMVIGKGVETKAVRVIWERFLREFGSEIRVLVDVPLEGLAEVHEEVAKAIWAYREGKLIVLPGGGGKYGEIRLPEEIRNARIEDLEALEVEVPTEEYRPKQTSLMKFLEGSRKVK comes from the coding sequence ATGCGTGTGGATGCCGATCTTCACATACATTCCCGCTACTCTAAGGCAGTCTCAAAATCCATGACGGTTCCAAACCTCGCCGAGAACGCCAGATTCAAGGGCCTTGGAATAGTCGGAACGGGAGACATACTTAATCCGAAGTGGGAAGAGGAACTGTTAAGGTACACCGAGAAGGTTGATGAGGGAACCTACGAGAGGAACGGAATCCGCTTTCTCCTAACCGCTGAAGTTGAGGACAGGCGGAGGGTGCACCACGTCCTGATTTTTCCGAGCATCTCAACCGTCCGGGAGATGAGAGAGGAGCTGAGGGAGTATTCAGGGGATATAGAGGCCGAAGGAAGGCCGAGGGTTAACCTTTCCGCGGCAGAGATAGCCGAGGTAGCGAACGAGCTCGGCGTCCTGATAGGGCCGGCGCATGCATTCACGCCCTGGACGGCCCTTTACAAAGAGTACAACAGCCTCAAGGAGGCATACCAGGGGGCAAAGGTTCATTTTCTTGAGCTCGGCCTCTCAGCCGACAGCGAGATGGCCGACAGGATAAAGGCCCACCACCCGCTGACTTACCTCAGCAACAGCGACGCCCACTCACCGATGCCCCACCGCCTCGGGAGGGAGTTCAACCGCTTTGAGGTCAAAGATGCAACCTTTGAGGAGATACGGAAGGCGATCCTGAAGAGAGGAGGTAGAAAAATCGTCCTCAACGCCGGCCTTGACCCGAGACTGGGCAAGTACCACCTTACCGCCTGCTCCCGCTGTTACGCAAAGTACTCGCCGGAGGAGGCAAGGGCGTTCAGGTGGAAGTGCCCGAAGTGCGGCGGCAGGATAAAGAAGGGCGTTCACGACAGGATCATTGAGCTGGCCGACACTGAGGAGAGGCCAAGGGATAGGCCCCCATACCTCCGCTTGGCGCCACTCGCTGAGATAATCGCAATGGTTATTGGAAAAGGAGTCGAGACAAAGGCTGTAAGGGTTATCTGGGAGCGCTTTTTGAGGGAGTTCGGGAGCGAGATAAGGGTTCTCGTCGATGTCCCGCTTGAGGGTCTGGCGGAGGTCCACGAGGAGGTCGCAAAGGCCATCTGGGCCTACAGGGAGGGCAAACTGATAGTACTTCCAGGAGGCGGAGGAAAATACGGAGAGATAAGACTGCCGGAAGAGATAAGAAATGCCAGAATAGAAGACCTCGAAGCCCTTGAGGTCGAAGTTCCAACGGAGGAATACCGGCCGAAGCAGACGAGCCTCATGAAGTTCCTCGAAGGAAGTCGGAAGGTTAAGTGA
- a CDS encoding polysaccharide deacetylase family protein produces the protein MIVSITFDVEHDCPPYLTTTRGMEKGLPKLLDLMAEKGVKATFFFTAEMARRFPGLVRRVIDEGHELGSHNYNHERLDRLTRDEGEKAIEKSLKVLRKFGDVVSFRAPNLQFPNYYYDILAKNGILVDSSKATYKGYRQGVRFFGEILEVPASTTSSVIRLPWRIQRIIHPRLREPRVYFAHPWEFVPMQRERIRWDCRFNTGDRALGLLGRLIDYYKREGAEFLTMGEYYERYQKLKRK, from the coding sequence ATGATAGTCTCAATAACCTTCGATGTGGAGCATGACTGCCCTCCGTATCTCACGACCACGAGAGGAATGGAGAAAGGACTCCCAAAGCTCCTCGACCTAATGGCGGAGAAAGGGGTAAAAGCCACGTTCTTCTTCACCGCGGAGATGGCAAGGCGCTTTCCCGGACTGGTCAGGCGTGTCATCGATGAGGGACATGAGCTGGGGAGTCACAACTACAACCACGAGCGGCTGGACAGGCTCACAAGGGACGAGGGTGAAAAGGCCATTGAAAAGTCCCTTAAGGTACTGCGTAAGTTCGGGGACGTGGTCTCATTTCGTGCCCCCAACCTTCAGTTTCCTAATTACTATTATGATATACTGGCAAAAAACGGCATCCTGGTGGACTCGTCAAAGGCAACTTACAAGGGCTACCGCCAGGGTGTGCGGTTCTTTGGGGAGATCCTTGAGGTCCCCGCTTCAACCACTTCCTCCGTCATACGGCTCCCCTGGAGGATTCAAAGGATTATTCACCCCCGCCTGAGAGAGCCCCGAGTCTACTTTGCCCACCCGTGGGAGTTCGTCCCCATGCAGAGGGAAAGGATACGGTGGGACTGCAGGTTCAACACGGGAGATAGGGCACTTGGGCTCCTCGGGAGGCTGATAGACTACTACAAGAGAGAGGGGGCAGAGTTCCTGACAATGGGGGAGTACTACGAAAGGTACCAAAAACTTAAACGGAAGTGA
- the amrS gene encoding AmmeMemoRadiSam system radical SAM enzyme encodes MREAMYWEPLEGGRVRCRLCPLNCIIDEGQRGSCRVRKNINGKLYTLNYGKVSAIGTDPVEKKPLFHFWPGSCALSISSVGCNMHCRHCQNWEISQADEDFPYLHEATPEGIVALAKKYGCESIAYTYNEPVIWYEFVLEAAKLAKREGIHNLLITNGYINEEPFRELAPYVDAMNIDIKAFSDRFYMKIAGVPGGEPSRRTAEIAKKEFGIHVELTYLIIPTLNDGEDEIRAFVRWVIENLGDDTPVHFSRFFPHYRLSHLPPTPVETVERAYRLAKEEGLKFVYVGNVPGHEGENTYCPGCGKPLIVRWGFKITEYHVKGGRCEYCGEPIPIVGTYQKKRYNWMWW; translated from the coding sequence ATGCGGGAGGCCATGTACTGGGAGCCGCTTGAGGGAGGAAGGGTAAGGTGCAGACTGTGCCCCCTCAACTGCATAATAGATGAAGGTCAGCGCGGCTCCTGCAGGGTGAGAAAAAACATCAACGGTAAGTTATACACGCTCAACTACGGCAAAGTATCGGCCATAGGAACAGACCCCGTCGAAAAGAAGCCCCTCTTCCACTTCTGGCCGGGTTCCTGTGCCCTTTCCATAAGCTCCGTAGGGTGCAACATGCACTGCAGGCACTGCCAGAACTGGGAGATAAGCCAGGCGGATGAGGACTTCCCGTACCTCCACGAGGCTACACCAGAAGGAATAGTTGCCCTTGCTAAAAAATACGGGTGTGAGAGCATAGCCTACACATACAACGAACCGGTCATTTGGTACGAGTTCGTCCTTGAGGCGGCCAAGCTGGCCAAAAGGGAGGGGATACACAACCTGCTGATAACAAACGGCTACATAAACGAGGAGCCCTTTAGGGAGCTCGCTCCATATGTGGACGCCATGAACATCGATATCAAAGCCTTCAGCGATAGGTTTTACATGAAGATAGCAGGCGTCCCGGGCGGTGAACCGAGCAGGAGAACCGCAGAGATAGCCAAAAAGGAGTTTGGAATCCACGTTGAGCTAACGTACCTGATAATCCCGACGTTGAACGATGGGGAAGATGAGATTAGGGCATTTGTCCGCTGGGTGATTGAAAACCTCGGCGACGATACCCCCGTTCACTTCTCCAGGTTCTTCCCCCACTACAGGCTGAGTCATTTACCCCCAACTCCCGTTGAGACTGTTGAAAGAGCTTATCGCCTCGCTAAAGAGGAGGGGCTCAAGTTTGTCTACGTCGGCAACGTCCCTGGCCATGAGGGCGAGAACACCTACTGTCCCGGCTGTGGCAAACCTTTAATAGTCCGCTGGGGATTCAAAATCACCGAGTACCATGTGAAAGGGGGAAGGTGCGAATACTGCGGTGAACCCATCCCCATAGTGGGTACGTATCAAAAGAAGCGATATAACTGGATGTGGTGGTGA
- the galT gene encoding galactose-1-phosphate uridylyltransferase → MKELRYNPLTGQWVMVSAVRKKRPWRPRDFCPFCPGREETGYGWEVLLLPNRFPMLSFDAPRPERDGFYRKARALGQCSVIVETPEHDVRDLDGLSLDAITKVVELWKNVTAELKRNPSVAYLSIFRNKGEEIGVSLTHPHGQLYATPFIPLKVRLKIKNSREYFKHTGECLFCRILREELKGERAIYENGSFAVFLPFFANWPFEVHIYPKRHLQWLTQLTEEELTDLADALRTATGTLNTVLARDMPYTMMVYQAPFKGTYDFYHLHIEFYPILRGNGRIKYAAGIEMGTWDFTYDGIPEENAEKLKEACKKAVKRIGAKGRCFT, encoded by the coding sequence ATGAAGGAGCTTAGGTACAATCCACTGACCGGTCAGTGGGTCATGGTCTCCGCTGTGAGGAAGAAACGCCCTTGGAGGCCGAGGGACTTCTGCCCTTTTTGTCCAGGGAGAGAGGAGACCGGCTACGGGTGGGAGGTTCTTCTGCTTCCAAACAGGTTCCCTATGCTGTCCTTTGATGCCCCTCGGCCAGAGCGCGATGGGTTCTACAGGAAAGCCCGGGCTCTCGGCCAGTGTAGCGTGATAGTCGAAACGCCCGAGCACGACGTTAGAGACTTAGACGGGCTTTCCCTGGATGCCATTACCAAGGTTGTTGAATTATGGAAAAACGTAACCGCAGAACTGAAGAGAAATCCCAGCGTTGCCTACCTCTCAATCTTCAGGAACAAGGGTGAGGAAATCGGTGTTAGCCTGACCCACCCCCACGGCCAGCTCTACGCGACACCGTTCATACCGCTCAAGGTTCGTCTCAAAATCAAGAACTCCAGGGAATACTTCAAACACACCGGTGAGTGTCTCTTCTGCAGGATTCTGAGAGAGGAGCTAAAAGGTGAGAGGGCGATATACGAGAACGGAAGCTTTGCAGTCTTCCTGCCCTTCTTCGCGAACTGGCCCTTTGAAGTCCACATCTACCCCAAAAGGCACCTTCAGTGGCTCACCCAGCTGACGGAGGAAGAGCTCACGGATTTGGCCGACGCGCTCAGGACTGCGACCGGAACCCTCAACACGGTCCTGGCGAGGGACATGCCTTATACGATGATGGTCTATCAGGCACCGTTCAAGGGAACCTACGACTTCTACCACCTCCACATCGAGTTCTACCCAATCCTGAGGGGAAACGGCAGAATCAAGTACGCCGCGGGAATAGAAATGGGAACCTGGGACTTCACCTACGACGGGATTCCTGAGGAGAATGCAGAAAAGCTAAAAGAGGCCTGTAAGAAGGCAGTGAAAAGAATCGGGGCAAAGGGAAGGTGCTTCACTTAA
- a CDS encoding glycosyltransferase family 4 protein, with translation MEGLKIAIASDWFYPKIGGIESHIDELARNLIRMGHEPYVLTHDYRYMKPYIDSFPYPVLRFPATLYFRSYHSSVGFTQFWRVNELYKEIGFDITHVHSIYSPFAIAVSKISRGIRNVPVVATNHSFYGNPPLDFLIGAFVRHHLKRIDTFIAVSTPVAEDTRNLLGEKLQGRPVVVVPNGIDTRKWRPPEPEERENARKSLGVRDEIVVLYLGRMTERKQAHRIPLMIKGALKKSGLPKRSVRLVMIGDGPMRPLLEKNLRETGIGEITELYSFIERGRLLPLYWAADMVLMPGILEAFPVVGLEAMSTGRPVIGRNESGLSDMIVNGVTGLLAESEEGMMENLATAFLDREGLIAMGREARKRAEKEFSWDVVLGKLLRIYKRTIDMRDEVDRRYVLYKLVRGIDS, from the coding sequence ATGGAAGGCCTTAAAATCGCAATAGCAAGTGACTGGTTCTATCCTAAAATCGGAGGAATAGAGTCTCACATCGATGAACTCGCCCGCAATCTCATCCGCATGGGGCATGAGCCCTACGTCCTGACCCACGATTACAGATACATGAAACCATATATCGACAGCTTTCCCTATCCAGTACTCAGGTTTCCTGCAACCCTGTATTTCCGCAGTTATCACTCCAGTGTGGGCTTTACACAGTTCTGGAGGGTAAATGAACTCTACAAGGAAATAGGCTTTGATATAACCCACGTCCACAGTATATACTCTCCCTTTGCGATTGCCGTGTCCAAGATATCCCGGGGAATACGGAACGTTCCCGTTGTGGCCACAAACCATTCGTTCTATGGGAACCCACCCCTTGACTTCCTCATTGGGGCCTTTGTTAGGCACCACCTCAAAAGGATAGACACATTCATAGCCGTCAGCACTCCAGTGGCCGAAGACACGCGGAACCTGCTCGGAGAAAAACTCCAAGGGCGTCCAGTAGTTGTGGTGCCCAACGGGATAGACACCAGAAAATGGCGTCCTCCAGAACCTGAGGAGAGGGAGAATGCCAGAAAGAGCCTCGGCGTCAGAGACGAAATCGTAGTTCTGTATCTGGGCAGGATGACCGAGAGAAAGCAGGCACACAGGATACCGCTCATGATAAAGGGGGCCCTAAAGAAGAGCGGTCTCCCCAAGAGAAGTGTAAGGCTCGTCATGATAGGTGACGGGCCTATGCGTCCTCTCCTTGAGAAAAATCTGCGTGAGACCGGCATCGGCGAAATAACCGAACTCTACAGCTTTATCGAGAGAGGACGGCTTCTGCCCCTTTACTGGGCCGCGGACATGGTGCTGATGCCCGGAATACTCGAAGCCTTTCCGGTAGTTGGGCTGGAGGCCATGTCAACCGGAAGGCCTGTAATCGGGAGAAACGAAAGCGGTCTTTCGGACATGATAGTCAACGGGGTTACCGGCCTTTTAGCAGAGAGCGAGGAGGGTATGATGGAGAACCTTGCCACCGCGTTTCTGGACAGGGAGGGGCTTATAGCGATGGGCAGGGAAGCACGCAAACGTGCAGAGAAGGAGTTTTCATGGGACGTTGTTTTGGGCAAGCTCCTCAGGATATACAAACGCACAATCGATATGAGGGACGAGGTTGACAGGAGGTACGTCCTCTACAAGCTGGTCCGGGGGATCGATTCATGA
- a CDS encoding thiamine-phosphate kinase, translated as MEREIIELFMKHLKIQGDLPLGDDAGAIKLGNEWLVATNDMLVRKTDVPDIMTPEQVGFKAVTMNVSDVAAMGARPVGFLFSLGVPGDIDMDYLDGVARGIGDALEFYNLPVLSADTNEADDLIIDGIALGRTGRLLRRSGARPGDLVCVTGDIGRALAGLLLWKHGVDVPGRIRRSLYEKLLEPRARVAEGTELSGYANAAIDISDGLSKELHLLARMSGVRIEVDAERLPVRKEAVEAARALGISAVEMALASGEEFELVFTIPEEVAESLRVEFTVIGRIEKGNGVYITIGGKRREMPLLGWEHLNRKVYGTYRTLFR; from the coding sequence GTGGAGAGGGAGATAATCGAGCTCTTTATGAAGCACCTCAAAATCCAGGGGGATTTACCTCTGGGTGACGACGCGGGGGCGATTAAGCTTGGAAACGAGTGGCTCGTAGCGACGAACGATATGCTCGTGAGAAAAACGGACGTGCCGGATATAATGACGCCAGAACAGGTCGGGTTTAAGGCCGTTACCATGAACGTCAGCGATGTCGCCGCCATGGGTGCGAGACCGGTGGGGTTCCTCTTTTCCCTTGGAGTCCCCGGGGACATCGATATGGACTATCTGGATGGGGTTGCAAGGGGAATTGGAGATGCCCTCGAATTCTACAACCTTCCCGTCCTGAGCGCCGATACCAACGAGGCAGACGATTTGATAATAGACGGGATAGCCCTCGGGAGAACGGGGAGACTTCTCAGAAGGAGCGGAGCGAGGCCTGGAGACCTCGTCTGTGTAACCGGTGATATAGGACGGGCTCTTGCGGGGCTCCTCCTCTGGAAGCATGGGGTTGATGTGCCCGGAAGAATAAGGAGGTCCCTCTATGAGAAGCTCCTCGAACCCAGGGCGCGGGTTGCCGAGGGTACTGAACTGAGCGGCTATGCAAACGCCGCAATAGACATCAGCGATGGACTCTCCAAAGAACTTCACCTCCTGGCAAGGATGAGCGGTGTAAGGATAGAAGTCGATGCCGAGAGGCTCCCCGTGAGAAAGGAAGCTGTCGAAGCCGCCCGGGCGCTCGGAATAAGTGCCGTTGAGATGGCTCTCGCCAGCGGTGAGGAGTTCGAACTCGTCTTCACAATACCCGAGGAGGTGGCAGAGAGCCTTCGGGTAGAGTTCACAGTAATAGGACGCATCGAAAAAGGAAACGGTGTATACATTACCATCGGTGGAAAAAGAAGGGAGATGCCCCTCCTTGGATGGGAGCATCTTAACAGGAAGGTGTATGGGACATATAGAACTTTGTTCCGATAA
- a CDS encoding lysylphosphatidylglycerol synthase transmembrane domain-containing protein translates to MLESIATSARQYLSVVGTASIKYLTLAFLTYYVSVVLYGIRWKLVLRGIGRDAPLHELVKAILASIFMNNVTPMSRSGGELLRMAWVSKKANIPAGISAVSIIYERILETIPVFALFLTGMAYFSSEEPVTFVILGMAGISLIWIKWDSFVSLSLRLFRTPVTPEEMKKITALKNMHSLNIIAVLLSSTVWLLDVVRLKLITLAFGLNLAWTLIAVVSIANLLFGLIAFTPGGVGIIEGGLVGTLTYFGIPTALAVSITLLERFVSYVASSLVGLAVLLTSGGVEIWKALKSQ, encoded by the coding sequence ATGCTTGAGAGTATCGCAACATCGGCACGGCAGTATCTCTCAGTCGTAGGAACCGCTTCCATTAAGTATCTGACTCTGGCGTTCCTCACATATTATGTGAGTGTCGTTCTCTACGGCATCCGCTGGAAGCTCGTTCTGAGGGGTATCGGTAGGGACGCCCCTCTTCACGAACTTGTCAAGGCAATCCTTGCCTCGATTTTCATGAACAACGTTACTCCAATGAGCAGGAGCGGCGGAGAACTGCTCCGGATGGCGTGGGTGTCTAAAAAAGCTAACATCCCCGCTGGAATCTCGGCGGTCAGCATAATCTACGAGCGCATACTTGAGACGATCCCGGTGTTTGCACTCTTCCTCACTGGAATGGCATACTTCTCATCGGAAGAGCCGGTCACCTTTGTGATTCTTGGGATGGCGGGAATATCCTTGATCTGGATTAAATGGGACTCCTTCGTCAGTCTCTCACTCCGCCTGTTCAGAACCCCCGTGACCCCGGAGGAGATGAAAAAGATAACAGCCCTTAAAAACATGCACAGTCTCAACATTATTGCGGTTCTGCTCAGCTCTACAGTCTGGCTCCTTGATGTAGTCAGGCTAAAGCTCATAACACTCGCCTTTGGCCTGAACTTGGCCTGGACCCTCATAGCGGTGGTTTCAATAGCCAATCTCCTGTTCGGTCTGATAGCCTTTACTCCCGGCGGTGTTGGAATAATAGAAGGGGGTCTTGTGGGAACACTCACTTACTTTGGAATTCCTACGGCGCTCGCGGTTTCAATAACCCTCCTAGAGCGCTTTGTATCGTACGTTGCCAGCAGTCTAGTGGGACTAGCGGTGCTCCTGACGTCCGGAGGGGTCGAAATATGGAAGGCCTTAAAATCGCAATAG